One window of Trifolium pratense cultivar HEN17-A07 linkage group LG5, ARS_RC_1.1, whole genome shotgun sequence genomic DNA carries:
- the LOC123884487 gene encoding arginine--tRNA ligase, cytoplasmic-like, with protein MLGLGCLNLNRLSHFHSPPSLQPSRSDLLKVASRRFALAVTKTQSPLTSKTQSPPTLSIDIDNPASVKRQLAQIFDVSLKATVPDEEDVVPLVDVCTAKTGGVKFGDYQCNNAMGIWSKLKGKESGFRGPPSIGQAIINNLPPSEMIDSCSLAGPGFVNVVLSKNWIAQGVQRMLSDGIDTWAPRLPIKRAMVDFSSPNIAKEMHVGHLRSTIIGDTLARMLEFSRVELVTRRNHVGDWGTQFGMLIEYLFEKFPNQEDVSETAIGDLQALYKASKLRFDDDPEFKLRAQQAVILLQSGNPRYRKAWQQICAISRAEFDKVYQRLGVQLEEMGESFYNPYIPGVIEQLDKLGLVEESDGARVIYVEGVNIPLIAVKRDGGYNYFSTDLASLWYRLNKEKLEWIVYVTDIGQQQHFDMLFKAFRRAGWLPHNENAYPKCTHIGFGLVLGDDGKRFRSRSSEVVRLVDLLDEAKRRCKTALLERDTTSDWSEEEIEKISEAIGYGAVKYADLKINRLTNYTFNFDQMLSDKGNTAVYLLYAHARICSIIRKSGKDIEEVKKNGYIVLDHEDERLLGLHLLQFPEVFEEACSNLLPSVLCDYLYNLAEIFTKKFYSNCQVVGSPEETSRLLLCEATAIVMRKCFYLLGIEPVYKL; from the exons atgcTAGGTTTAGGGTGCTTAAATCTTAATCGATTATCTCATTTTCATTCTCCACCTTCTCTTCAACCATCACGTTCTG ATTTACTCAAagttgcatctagaagattcgCTTTAGCAGTTACCAAAACTCAATCACCATTAACTTCTAAAACTCAATCACCTCCAACCTTATCTATT GATATTGATAATCCTGCTAGTGTGAAAAGACAGTTAGCACAGATTTTTGATGTTTCTTTAAAGGCAACTGTGCCTGATGAAGAAGATGTTGTGCCCTTAGTTGACGTTTGCACCGCCAAAACCGGTGGTGTAAAATTTGGTGattatcaatg TAATAATGCAATGGGTATATGGTCTAAGCTAAAAGGGAAGGAGTCTGGATTTAGGGGTCCCCCTTCTATTGGACAG GCCATCATTAACAATCTTCCTCCATCTGAAATGATAGATTCATGCTCTCTAGCAGGTCCAGGATTTGTTAATGTTGTCTTGTCAAAGAATTGGATAGCTCAG GGCGTACAAAGGATGCTAAGTGATGGTATTGATACGTGGGCACCTCGACTTCCAATCAAGAGGGCTATGGTTGATTTTTCCTCACCTAATATAGCAAAGGAAATGCATGTTGGTCACCTTAGATCTACCATAATTGGAGACACATTAGCTCGCATGCTTGAATTTTCACGTGTGGAACTTGTTACCCGCCGAAATCATGTTGGGGACTGGGGAACACAG TTTGGGATGCTGATTGAATATCTCTTTGAAAAATTTCCAAACCAAGAAGATGTTAGTGAAACAGCCATTGGAGATCTTCAG GCATTGTATAAGGCATCAAAACTGAGGTTTGATGATGATCCCGAATTTAAGCTGAGGGCACAACAGGCAGTGATCCTGCTCCAG AGTGGGAATCCAAGGTATCGCAAGGCATGGCAACAAATTTGTGCTATTAGTAGGGCTGAGTTCGACAAGGTCTATCAACGCCTTGGAGTTCAATTGGAGGAAATG GGAGAGAGCTTCTATAATCCTTATATTCCCGGGGTTATTGAGCAGCTGGATAAGTTAGGACTGGTTGAAGAGAGCGACGGTGCTCGTGTGATATATGTTGAGGGTGTAAATATTCCACTTATTGCTGTGAAAAGAGATGGTGGCTACAACTATTTTTCCACTGATCTAGCTTCACTTTG GTATCGTCTAAATAAAGAAAAACTTGAGTGGATTGTATATGTTACAGATATTGGGCAACAACAACACTTCGATATGCTATTTAAG GCCTTTAGACGTGCGGGTTGGCTGCCACATAATGAGAATGCGTATCCAAAATGTACCCATATAGGTTTTGGTCTTGTTCTTGGGGATGACGGAAAGCGATTTCGGAGTCGGAGCAGTGAGGTTGTTCGTTTGGTTGATTTGCTTGATGAAGCTAAAAGGCGCTGTAAAACTGCCCTTCTTGAACGCG ATACAACTAGTGATTGGTCTGAGGAGGAGATCGAAAAAATATCAGAGGCAATTGGTTATGGGGCTGTCAA GTATGCTGACTTGAAAATCAACAGATTAACGAATTATACATTCAATTTTGATCAGATGCTTAGTGATAAG GGGAATACTGCTGTTTATTTGCTATACGCACATGCTAGGATTTGTTCCATTATCAGGAAATCTGGTAAAGACATAGAAGAAGTAAAGAAA AATGGGTATATAGTTTTGGATCATGAAGATGAGCGTTTATTGGGGCTTCATCTGCTACAATTTCCCGAG gTTTTTGAAGAGGCATGCAGCAATTTATTACCTAGTGTGTTGTGTGATTACCTCTATAACTTGGCAGAAATCTTTACAAAAAAGTTCTATTCTAATTGTCAG GTCGTAGGATCGCCTGAGGAAACTAGTAGACTTTTGCTATGCGAAGCAACTGCTATTGTGATGAGAAAGTGCTTTTATCTCCTTGGAATTGAACCTGTTTACAAGCTATAA
- the LOC123884697 gene encoding uncharacterized protein LOC123884697 — protein MGEDRTRNIKWLVKENSNDSSSIGTFSEDSMCSCSSDLTEDADSSSSSSHSNGSLGDLSELMNNLPIKRGLSMFYQGKTQSFTSLAEVQNIEDLPKKNMPYNKRMKSCKSYGRDLDSHRIWYSPKATISKKSSRVPFSSVLSKKGSFLERSSRPSIVVHKNF, from the exons ATGGGTGAGGATAGAACAAGAAATATTAAGTGGTTGGTTAAGGAAAATAGCAATGATTCATCATCTATTGGAACGTTTTCAGAAGATTCTATGTGTTCTTGTTCATCTGATTTGACTGAGGATGctgattcatcttcttcatcatcacattCAAATGGATCTTTAGGTGATTTATCAGAGCTCATGAACAATCTCCCTATAAA GAGAGGGTTATCTATGTTCTATCAAGGGAAGACACAATCATTCACTTCTTTAGCTGAAGTACAAAACATAGAAGATCTTCCAAAGAAAAACATGCCTTATAATAAGAGAATGAAGTCATGTAAGAGTTATGGTAGAGATTTGGATAGTCATAGAATATGGTATAGTCCTAAGGCTACAATATCAAAAAAGTCTTCAAGAGTTCCTTTTTCATCTGTATTAAGCAAAAAAGGGAGTTTCCTAGAAAGATCTTCTAGGCCTTCCATTGTTGTACATAAGAACTTTTGA
- the LOC123884372 gene encoding uncharacterized protein LOC123884372 — translation MECKTAKDMWTTLQTHHEGTSHIKETRIDIGVRKFELFEMSNSETIDQMYGRFTVIINELNSLGKKYTTHERIRKLLRCLPEEWRHIVTAITVAKDLKTMDLEDFIGSLKAHEAILQEKKPAKNKMIALESQVEENLKREIRCDEENHLQQDDEEEMAFLSRRIQKLMMRRNQIKRSFPPRRNEADLSQVKCYGCNQTGHYKNECPNLKQRKPPYKSMMATWDDLEEIPEEEEANVCLMARTDFDEVNLEPCSSCMKTEKLFDNLLYDSQITAQKYDQLKIELTRVIQEKDEYKTKNKILEETLEKAQHDLDKVYKLKENLELKQSVSVLEKDITKCVKATETFENIIGVQQRVVDKDGIGSKTYQTIYDKNFLPKKDQKIKRLFCSFCHKHGHIRYFCFKKRSTHHVKDHSPDNLQNYFQKKSYKRSPHKKIPFKNTNHQGPKTLWVPKVLLNSNAGMSASSQEKAMVLGQWLLEAHDRRQTQLPFP, via the coding sequence ATGGAATGCAAGACGGCCAAAGATATGTGGACCACTCTTCAAACACACCATGAAGGAACCAGCCACATAAAAGAAACAAGGATTGACATAGGAGTAAGAAAGTTTGAACTGTTTGAAATGAGTAACAGTGAAACTATAGATCAAATGTATGGAAGGTTTACAGTTATCATAAATGAGCTAAATTCTCTTGGTAAAAAATATACCACACATGAGAGAATAAGAAAGCTACTAAGATGTCTACCAGAAGAATGGAGACACATAGTAACTGCAATAACTGTAGCAAAAGATCTCAAAACAATGGATCTGGAAGATTTCATTGGATCCttaaaagctcatgaagcaATACTTCAAGAAAAGAAACCAGCAAAGAACAAAATGATTGCTCTAGAATCACAAGTAGAAGAGAActtaaaaagagaaataagaTGTGATGAAGAGAATCATCTTCAACAAGACGATGAGGAAGAAATGGCTTTTCTCTCGAGAAGAATCCAAAAGctaatgatgagaagaaatcaaatcaaaagatCATTCCCACCAAGAAGAAATGAAGCTGACCTAAGCCAAGTAAAATGCTACGGATGCAATCAAACTGGAcattacaaaaatgaatgtccAAATCTAAAGCAAAGAAAACCTCCCTACAAATCTATGATGGCTACATGGGACGATCTAGAAGAAAtaccagaagaagaagaagcaaatgttTGCCTAATGGCAAGAACTGACTTTGATGAGGTAAACCTTGAACCTTGTTCATCATGCATGAAAactgaaaaattatttgataatctcttatatGATTCACAAATTACTGCTCAAAAATATGATCAACTTAAAATTGAACTTACTAGAGTAATTcaagaaaaagatgaatataaaactaaaaataaaattttagaagaAACTTTGGAAAAAGCTCAGCATGATCTAGATAaagtttataagttaaaagaaaaCTTAGAACTAAAACAAAGTGTTTCAGTTTTAGAAAAAGACATAACCAAATGTGTGAAAGCTActgaaacttttgaaaatattataggAGTTCAACAAAGAGTTGTTGATAAAGATGGAATAGGTTCTAAAACGTATCAAacaatttatgataaaaatttcTTACCTAAAAAggatcaaaaaataaaaagactattttgttCCTTCTGTCATAAACATGGACATATAAGATACTTTTGCTTTAAGAAAAGATCTACACACCATGTAAAAGATCATTCTCCAGATAATCTCcaaaactattttcaaaagaaatcatACAAAAGATCACCTCATAAGAAAATACCatttaaaaacactaaccaTCAAGGACCCAAAACACTATGGGTACCAAAAGTCTTACTAAACTCAAATGCAGGAATGTCTGCTAGCAGTCAAGAAAAAGCcatggtacttggacagtggcTGCTCGAGGCACATGACCGGAGACAGACACAGCTTCCTTTCCCTTGA
- the LOC123884708 gene encoding mitogen-activated protein kinase kinase 6: MKTKTPLKQLKLSVPAQQTPITSFLTASGTFHDGDLLLNQKGMRLISEEKESRPSDAKDLDFDFTLDDLETVKVIGKGSGGVVQLVRHKWLGNLFALKAIQMNVQEDIRKQIVQELKINQASQCPHVVVCYHSFYNNGVISLVLEYMDRGSLVDVIRQVNTILEPYLAVVCKQVLQGLVYLHNERHVIHRDIKPSNLLVNHKGEVKITDFGVSAMLASTMGQRDTFVGTYNYMSPERISGSTYDYSCDIWSLGMVVLECAIGRFPYIQSEDQQAWPSFYELLQAIVESPPPSAPPDQFSPEFCSFVSSCIKKDPRERSTSLELLDHPFIKKFEDKDLDLGILVGGLEPPVNFAR; this comes from the exons GACTGCAAGTGGTACATTCCATGATGGAGATCTACTCTTGAACCAGAAAGGGATGCGTCTCATTTCTGAAGAAAAGGAATCAAGG CCTTCAGATGCTAAGGATCTCGACTTTGACTTCACATTGGACGACCTTGAGACCGTCAAAGTAATCGGAAAAGGCAGCGGTGGTGTTGTGCAGCTTGTTCGCCATAAGTGGCTTGGAAACTTGTTTGCTTTAAAG GCCATTCAGATGAATGTACAAGAGGATATTCGGAAACAGATTGTTCAGGAACTGAAAATAAACCAAGCATCACAGTGTCCACATGTTGTAGTTTGCTATCACTCATTCTATAATAATGGAGTTATATCTCTTGTATTAGAATACATGGACCGTGGTTCTCTCGTAGATGTAATCAGACAAGTTAATACAATTCTGGAACCATATCTTGCTGTTGTTTGTAAGCAG GTGTTACAGGGTCTTGTTTACTTGCACAATGAAAGACATGTGATACACAGGGACATCAAACCATCCAATCTTTTAGTAAATCACAAAGGGGAAGTGAAGATTACTGATTTTGGCGTTAGTGCTATGCTGGCAAGCACAATGGGCCAAAGAGATACATTTGTTGGAACTTATAATTACATGTCG CCAGAAAGAATCAGTGGGAGTACTTATGATTACAGCTGTGACATCTGGAGTTTAGGGATGGTAGTACTCGAGTGTGCCATAGGACGGTTTCCTTATATACAATCTGAAGATCAGCAAGCATGGCCTAGTTTCTATGAGCTTTTGCAAGCAATTGTCGAAAGTCCTCCACCTTCTGCTCCTCCTGATCAATTCTCTCCTGAGTTCTGTTCATTTGTGTCATCCTG CATAAAAAAGGATCCTCGCGAAAGATCAACATCATTGGAGCTTTTG GATCATCCTTTCATAAAAAAGTTTGAAGATAAAGATCTAGATCTTGGAATTTTAGTAGGTGGTTTGGAACCTCCTGTAAATTTTGCTAGATAA